The Candidatus Zixiibacteriota bacterium genome contains the following window.
AGTGTGACTCCCCCAGCCTCTTTGATAAGAGTCCATACGTCAGGAATCTTCTCGAATGCATAAGCACCCGGTTTCGCAACCTGCCCGTTTATGAAGACTTTCTGACTGTTATATGATAGCACGGTAACAGCCGCCTGAGAAATCGCTGGGTCATAGTAGTGCGCGCGTTCGCCGATCTTCCTGGACAGCTCAGCAGGAGCCAACCCGGCAGCCACAATCTCTCCGACTATTGAGATCGTGATATTGCCATCGTGGCGAACTGTGACAGTCTGATCAAGTGACGGTTTCTGCCAGAACGAAATCTGGAGTATGTCATCCGGGCCGATCTTATACTGCGCAATGGCTCTACTCGACGCGGGCAGCAAGACCGCCAAGGCTAAGAGTATCGCCAACTTTGCTTTTGAAGAAAATATCATGGAGGCTCCTTATGTCCGTAACGTCGGCATGATATATCCAGTTTAGCTCATTGTAAAGAAAAAACTTCTGTCTATAATCTTAGATCGTCGTATGCATGAGCATCTATAACATCAAATTGAAGAATAAGTTGCATCTCTTTCTCATTCACTACCGGCACTTCCTTTCGGAGAGAGCCTGCTGAACATGCGGCACACGTTCTTACCCGATTTCTTAGCCTCCAGCAGAGCCATATCCGCGCAGTATATCAAGCGATCCGCCCGCTCTGAATCCGACGGAAATATCGCTCCTCCAGCCGACACCGCAATATCATGTTTCTTGTCGATGAATCGGCTTCTGAATTCATGGGAACTGACTTCTCCCCTCAACCTCTCCATGAACTGTTGACAGGAATCCTCGTCCGATTCCGGCATTATCACGCAGAACTCTTCCCCTCCGTATCTACAGACAATGTCGATTGAGCGCACAGAGTCGAGGAATAGTGCTCCAAGTTGCCGCAGTATGTAGTCACCAGTCTGATGCCCATAGGAGTCGTTGAACACTTTGAAATCATCGATGTCGAATATCGCAAGCCCAAGATACCTTGTGAATCTGCGCGCTCTGAGTATTTCCTCTGTCAGACGCTTATAGAAATACCGGTGATTATACAATCCGGTCATGCTGTCAGTGTAGGAAAGCTCCTCGATTCTCCTGAATTGGTGTATGCTCTCCAGAATCATTTCTACCGTCTGGCAAAGAGTGTGCGCCATCTCGCAATC
Protein-coding sequences here:
- a CDS encoding polysaccharide biosynthesis/export family protein, producing MIFSSKAKLAILLALAVLLPASSRAIAQYKIGPDDILQISFWQKPSLDQTVTVRHDGNITISIVGEIVAAGLAPAELSRKIGERAHYYDPAISQAAVTVLSYNSQKVFINGQVAKPGAYAFEKIPDVWTLIKEAGGVTL